The following nucleotide sequence is from Megalops cyprinoides isolate fMegCyp1 chromosome 19, fMegCyp1.pri, whole genome shotgun sequence.
AAGTTAATTGTTAGTGGTTAGTGAGCAGATGCGACCCCACAACAACATTCTTATcaagaaaatgacacagatCGCAGAACATTCACTAGATATGACTAGCCAGCTTGGACTCCATCTCCCCGACCTTGTCTTCCGGATTAGCTGGATGGGTTCACAGCATGGTGGCTAACGTTATCTACCGTGGCAGATAACtgaatggctagctagctagcttgatcCATGTTTCCTTACATAACCTCACAACTGTATCTTTTTCTAACAAAATACGAGTTACCTAGTTCCCCATTCTCTAGAATAACAGAGTAACGTTAGTCCATTTCTGCAGAAAAGCCCCTTGCATTCCGTGAAAACTCTCTCTCttacccacatacacacacacacgttcacacaaactcacaccTCGAAATGCCAGTGAGCCGCTTGGAGAAGCTGCTTCGCCTGGTCAGCGGCACAACCGGCGATCAGAACGAACTGGTTGATCATGACTTGGTGTCTGAGTTCGTCCATATTCACCGACATGACCGCTATTAAACAAAGAATAACCGCAAAGCGCCGTAAATTAATTCCCCGTTTTCTTCACACTACACCCAGACTTCCCCCTAACACTCGCTCCCCTCTCCTTCCAGTAACAACAAATACTTGAGTGTCACCAccaacaacaaagcaaaattcGCTCTCTGATTGGACGGCTGGGTTCGCGAGAGCATTTACGACGACATCTTATTGGCCGGAAGACAAATTGCCAATCTGTAACAGTGACGCAATTGTAAGGGTCTGTTCGTAGTGGATTGGACACTAGAGGAATTCGGAGGTAAACGTTTATTGGCTTTCGTAGTAGGAAGGTATCTTTATATGATATTTATTGGTCAATGCAAATttcaatgttttgtgtgtgtttttttaaacatcctTGTCGGATGTCATGTGAGGAGGAGAAACGACGACGACGTAACGCAGGGTTATATAGCTTACTCACTACACGAGTTGCAGGATTCTGGCACGTGTTTCTCATCCGCAGCGTCCATTTTTACATGTGGGCTCTATAAAATGAACATATAAAACAACAACCAAAGTAGACATGGAGAGGAGCAGGTTGTTCACCAGAATGGGTTGTGTGCAATACATAACCAGTGCCTTGCGGAACGTATAGAAACGCCATAACACCTTAAATTACCTTAATTTACATCTGAATTTCATCCAATTCAAAGCCACCTGAAAAATTCAGCATCCTGCACAGGCCGGAGGACAGACCCACTGTAACTGCTCATGACTAACGTTTCAAACAGGGTTTGTAGGAGCCTCGCGAGAGTTTCGGATTCCAAGAACTCCGGAACTGATTTCTGTTAGCGAAAGTGGTGGTTTCAAACCACTGAACCGAGTGTCTCTTTTAGATAATTCGCAACGCTAGACTTACTGCCCTAAAAGGGACCCAAcatatatgtttgttttcattacaacTGACTTCTCAATTAATCAGGTTTGACTGGTTTTTCAGTTTGATCTCGATGTGACATAATTTAAGTGTACCATTTCAGTTATTTGGCAGAGCACTGTGCTGTCAACCGTGTGTTTGAGTTCCTTAAGTCACCTTAAACAACCAATTAATCATCTTAATTGAGTGGGCATAATTAGTTCAGTTGGGTTTGGAATAAGTAATTGAGCTGGTAGTTGTGCTTATTTGATGGAGCTGCCCTGAATTTGTTCgagttattttcaaaaatatgagGAACAccttcatattttattcatattaagcGCATTAAGCacaaaaaatctttcaaaacaCACCTTTCACAATGCATTTTAGCTGACTACACATGGAGATGTTAAATATTATCTGTATACAGTTAGCATCCCAATCAAACCTAATGGATTGGAGCCCAGTTGTAACGTAAACCAGACAgggacagaaaaacagagacaaggACAGGTTTCATTTAGTGGTAACTTGTCAGAGAAGGAATATAAGGGGTACATTAGGCTATACATTTGTATGCATTGTTTACATAGTTTATTGACACATTAAAGTTCCAGGCAGGCATATTTGTCTCAGatacttttaatgaaaagaGCTGCAAAAGATGTTGTGATAATTTCATGCCATTATTTACTGTAAGCATGTTTCCCCTTTCCAGGCAACCTAACTTGAATGCTCATTGGCATGTTGCTATGTGAGTGGGTAAATATAACAACTGCTgcaggtgcatgatgggaactgTAATTATCTCACCCACAACAGCCATATTACTCTAGCTAACAAGGATGTTTTGTCAGCCTGCATACATCTCAATAGTCCACAAATTGTGTGGCTTAATTTAGTGATGGCAGAGTGAAGTTCCATGAActccataatgggtggagctactaTCTGCTGTTGATTATTGACTTCTGTCAAAATTACTTCATACATTGCTATCTATTTGAAAAGTCTAAAATTGGTCAAAAGCAGTGAGACATTGAAAACATGTCGCTTCTCCTATATATTAGCTCTTGAAGTCTCACGCTCCCATCTCTTGTTTACATaggttttgtattttgataCCACTAGAAGGCGCCAATGGCCAGTTATTCGGAGACCACAGAGATGCGTAAATTGTTTCACAAACATGCCAGTCTTTTCAGAATGAGCACAGACAACAGCATTGCTTCCTCCCGTTTTCGGAATGAGAAGGGATTATCAAAGTGTAGCGGGAGTTGGCTTCTTATTAATTTTAGATTATATTACTTTCGGTTATTTTAACAATGTCTTTGTTTAGTATCAACACGCAATAGACCACTATCACGATGATAAACGGTATAAGAAGTACATAGGCTATACTGTGtttacaaatgaataacattagTGATAAATGAATTGACAAAATGTTCTCATATTCGATTAAGAAACATTCTTAGCTAAATTCTCCAAATTAACAAAATAGCCCAGTCACTGTTAGATCACAGACTTGTCCAGTGTGGCACGCAGAATCACAGGTACCTTCCGACTTGCAGTGCTTTGTCTCTCTTATTCATGAGATTCCTGTGTTAAAGCTCAAGAAGGGTTGCATTTTCCACTGGCAGAGAATCATGTCATTTTCTTGCCATACGAATCAGCACCTTCTCACTTAGCTAAATCGGAGAACTTCGTTCAAAATAGTCTACTTGATAGTTATTAGCTATTTCTTACAGATAGattattcatattcagattTCAAACATTTAACGGCTTTTTCGATTATTATAAGCTTTTCATACCAACTGTGCTATTAGCCCTACTTGCGAATGAACCCAGAAGTATTCTTGCAAGTGGTTGCTTGATTCTTACGGAGTCAGCACTTAAACTGGAATGATTTGGTTTCAGGGTTTTAACCACATGTGGCTGATTCGTTGATCAGTAATTATAAACTGAGTGCACTGAAAACCAGTTACAGGCGCGCTGCTCACCAGACTCCTGCCAGAACGTCAAACTTTCTGACCTCTACTGCCATCCTGTGGCAAGCAGTATGTACCGTCAGACTCCGTGACGATGAGTGGAATGACAGGGGCACTAGGACCCAGGAGAGCGGAGTGTTTTCGTTGCTCAGACATGGCAGACTCTGGTCAGACGGGGAGAGTTACAGAGATGGAATTCTGCAGTGAATTACTCAGGTAAGGGTCAGAATATGTGTTCTCAGTGGAACATACTCGTTAAGTAAGCTGTTTTATCGCGATATCCGTGTGATGTCGGGTGCGTTatgtctgttgttttggtgAAACGGAACCTCGCGATTGTGCACGTGTGGGCAAAGGGGAAGCATAGCCACTTAGCGCAGAAAAGCCCCATGAACTATCTCTTGCAGCATGCAGCTCTTTCTGTGCACCATAACAGTAAAGTTCGTGCTCTCAGCACTTCTTCCTGGTCTTGTAGACGAGCTTTACTCCCAGTGATGGTGCGTTTTGTTCAAGGTGGGAGGTTCGGAAGTTTAAAATCACAGAGTGCAATATCGTGTTGTGACTCATGGGCAGCCAGCCAAATACTTTTCCTGTGGTTCACTTCCTGATACTTATTTACCCTTTTCTtaggaaaaaatgcaaacaagctAAAGTTTTACATATACATAGATGTGCACAGGTATTAGGGacatgggcggcagtgtagtataatggtaaggagcagaacgcgtaaccaaaaggttgcgattccccgctgggacactgctgtggcacccttgggcaaggtgctgaACCtagatttgcctcagtaaaacaggcagctgtataaatgactaacatgtaaaaattgtaacttacgtaagtcgctctggataagagcgtctgctaactgTCAATAAGATAATGTCATGTAACATGTCCAGTATTGAATGTGTGGTGAGCTACTGAGCAAGTTTCTCTGTTTGGGCGTGGTGCAGCCCCTCAGACCTCTTTGCGGCACGGTCACGGAGCCACAAGATTCCGGTGAGAGGCCAGAAGGACTTCCTGCCAGATGGGTCagaccagcagagggagagactgcagcacagcctggatGAGCACTGGAACCTCATCGCAGAGGAACGTGTGGAGAGGCTGTAAGTGCCACCCCCTTGGCATGGGTGTGGGGCAGGACAGGTAGAACTGGACTTGCCGAGGACAGCACAGGAGGAGGCTTGTACAGGTTTATATGAAGTATTAGACAGGCAAACAAAATGAGTGTTGTAGTGCCATGTGCAGACGGAGGCTGTCGTAACGGttctttcattctgtgtgtatttgtgggtgAATGCAGTGGAAACCTGGTGAAGGCGAAGTGGATTCCCAGCAAGGGGCTGGTGGAGCTGCAGTCACCAGCTGTGAGTGACCTCTGGTGGTGGGGTGGTGCTGATGTGTCAATAGGGTCACTGCAGAGCAGACTAAAGCAGATTCAGAAGCGCCACTGCTTACACTGATCTGTCAGTCAGCTGAGCAGTACATTGGTGGATTCAGTATTacttaaatattaaaactgatTGTGTTTATGGCTATATTTAAACCAGTTCCAGCAGTGATGTGACCTCTCTGTCCCAATACAGGGGAAGTTCTGGCAGACAATGGGATTCTCTGAACATGGAAAGCAAGTTCTGTTTCCAGAAGAAGCCCTGTACCTCATGGAATGTGTGAGTAACCCTATGACAGCCAGTCAGACAGATTCTGTCTGAGTGCAAATGCAATAGCCAATAAGATTTCATCTGCAGTGTGCAAGTGGAAACATGACAAACAGTCACATGTGGTCAGGTCCTTTTTCATCTGCTCAGTTCCTCATAGCTACACAATACAAACATCTCCATTGCTTTTAAACCTAGGTACAGATGTTTTTAATCTCTGATGCTAACCACCTCCATATCGTATCTCTTTCCCATCCCTTGTTGTCTTCACACAGGGGAATGCGCAGGTGTTTTACCATGACCTGCCTCTTTCAATTCAAGAGGGCTATGAGCGATTTCTGGCCCAGGGCACTGTCAGCCTGCACCAGTACCAGGTACAGAGTGGGAATGGAGGCAGCTGGGCAAGAGCTAAGTCTTGTGTTCTGTACATcaccattctctctctttctgaagGTGTTTGCCCACTTGAAGAGGCTTGGTTATGTAGTGACCAGATTTGAACCCAGGTAATTCCCCCATGCTTGCGTTTGAAGTCCCGGATGTGTACGATGTGTACTATTGTGATAGTGTGTCCCCTTGACTGCCGTTCCTAAACGCTGTTTTATTGACATCTGTCCCACAGGTCCGTGTATGCACAGCAGCTAAACCTACCTCAGTCACGCGACAGGCAGGAGAGAAACCTGAAAAGGAAACGCAGCCACAGCCCTGCCTCTGGGTGAGTGGgcacaccctgcacacctgAACTCACAGCAGACCTGTTAGTGTGAGAATGCCATCCATATCTGCACCAGCTGCCAGTCAAATACACTGCGGTATTCTCTCACATTGCTTTGTGTGGCAGtgcattttcttctgtttaagCTTAGTTCATAATGCTAccacgcatgtgtgtgtattattgtgTATACAGTACTGTCTGTGTTCATCAATGTGTTGCACACTTGAAGAAGAACAAACATGTACGCTTGTAGGTTCATTTTGGCAAAACTTTTTTGAAACAGGAAATTACAATGTTGACAGTCAGCCGTGCTACACTGGCTCTTTTCACTACTCTTCTTTGGTGAActctatataaaaaaaaaaaaaaccatcaagCCTTATCAGCCTCTAGCACCACCTAGTGCATACTCTGCACATTCTTATTTAACTGTagaaacaacatgaaacaatAAATGTTGACAAATGAATAGACAACCTGGGGGTCTGCTTTTGTATGTGTATTCACATAGTAAGATTCTCACAATTGTATTGTATAATGTGTCATCATTTTGTGATGGAAATTTGCTGCTTTGACTCTGCTGTAAAGTGAAACCATGCGAAATTTGTCCCTTTGACTCTGACCATTGGATTTCCCTCTGCagggaggcagacaggcaggaggagcaggcagGGGAGGAGATGGTGTTAGAGCAGGTGGGCGATGTTGAAGACCAGAGACCCAGAGACTCGAGCTCAAATGTGGACCCAGTAGCCCAGTGCACTCGAGAAGATGAGAGGCCAGTGGCGGAGGGacctgcagagacagagtccACGGCAGACAGCGCCCCCCAGAGGAGCTGGTGGGTGGAGCAGGCATCCGACCCTGAGGTCAGACAGCCGGGGCGGTCCGGGCCCCGCTGGGACTTCAGCGCCATCTCCTTCCCAGACCTGGGCTGCAGAGGCCGCCCCCCTAGCCTGGCGGCCCCCgacccctccctcctgcccgGGACGCTCTCCGTGGGCTCCTGCGACGTCGCCCCCTGGCTGCGGAAGCTGAACCTGCGGGAGGAGCGCATGTCGCGGCGGGAGCGCGAGCGTGAGCGGGCACGGTTCCGCCGGGGCGTGAACGAGGACCGGGAGGTGCGGCGGTGCCGGAACTGGGCAGAATACCACCAGCTGCTGGAGAGGAGGAGCCGGCACAGCCGCCGCGACAGACCCGCACACCTGTGGGAGGGTGCGGTCGTGCCTCTCCTTCAGCCAGGGCAATACACCAGTCCTGGTAAGCAACAGCATTTACCACGCAAACCAATCCAGTGCCACATCAGCTAACACAAGCAGTAATCACAAGAGATGTATGTGTGACATGCACTAAAACACATGACACAAGCTTATTTCATGAATatgttgtgtgtaatgaatGCATACAGGTGGAAATTCTCTTGTCTTTGGCAGGTGATCTGCTGAACAAGATCAGTGTGATTCAGCCGTCGCGATTGCTGGAGGGAGCATCCCGGTGTGTGAGCCTTTGTCCTGCGTATTTGTTCAGTCTTTTCCTCTTGAAGGAGAGGCTTGTTTACCCCATTTCCTGTGTGTTCATAACTGCTCGTGTGTTTCTGAGGCTTTTGTCAGGGGTCAGACTGACAGCCTGGTAACTGACAGCCTGATAAAAACTACAGCTCGGTCAAGGAGCTCATGCTGAGGACACCAaaggggagagtgaggcttcgtGAAGCTatcatgtgctgtcagtcacaaaCTGGTACAAACCTGATAAAGACTTCGTTCTCTCCACCAAAATATTATGATTTGTTCGAGTAACTGAGTCACCGGTAACACATGGTAGCTCCAAGCCTCACTCACCCACCACTCCTCAGAGAGCTGAGGATACAGACACTTACAGACAAGGCCGCGTTAACCTATTGGGCAACATGGGCGTCAGCCCAGGGCCCCGGCCACTAGGGAGCCCCGGGAACCGCAGATTACGTTGAATTTTTGAATGGGGTTTTATGGTGTTTTGATTGTATACTGAACATTTTGGTCCAGTTTCCCACCTTTAGAGTAGCCTACATAGTCCTGTCGCAACAATTCATcgtcagtgtcagtgagagtgGTGTTTGTAGGCTAGTCACTTCACAGGCTATTAGAAAATATGATAGTGGTgctaaaaagagaaaacaagctcaacaaaaaaaggagagaagtgAAGAAACTCTCAGCAAAATGCAGAAGTTTACATCCCCCTTCAAAAAGAATTAAGATGATATCCAAGGCCACGATAGTACTCCCAGTGTGGGGTCCGGCACAACCTTGTCACCCACCTCCCCAGAATCGGTGCTCGAAGAGGCACGCGAGCCTATCTTGCCATCGTCGAGTGCCTCCGTTGATGCCGATTCTTTGCTGACACCAACTCATCTTCAAAGGTAACCCCCTCAAATGAAGAGCCTTTGCCAACCACTGGCGTTGTATGTTGGGGTCCTACTACAGAGGGGTTGCGCAGTTACTGGGTTAACAAAGGAGTGAAAGCATCCCTTGTGCAACATCCATTGTGCCAGAATAAAGACATTTCCTTTACAGAATCTGAGCGCATGTATAAAAACCAGAAAAGATGCTTGAGTAAAACATTGTTCATACATTCCCTGCATAACAGCGAAAGTGTACAGAAAGATTGGCTAGTTTATTCTCCTTCAACGGGGAATGCTTTTTGTTTCTATTGTCGGCTTTTGGAGAGTATACTGCTACTCTATACTCTCTCACTCCAGTTTTTCCCGACTGGAAGCAGATCCCCTATTTGTCGAATTTGCGGCTTGTCTTTATCGTTGCCAGGTCTTTGGTTGCGTCAATGTGCTTTTAGTTTTCCGGTTGAAAAACATGGACATAGGGCCCCAGAAGGTGTGTTAGCCCTGGGCCCCAGGGAGGCTTTAATGCAGCCCTGCTTACAGAGAGGAGACTAGCTTAAGGAGGCATTTGGTTCTGTGTTCTCACAGGCTGGGACAGGGGTCAGAGGAGTGGAGGATCTCTTTCAACGTGTACCAGCCTGACACGGTCGCTGACTTCAAGAAGAGTAATCCAGGGAAGCCCTACTcacgcatgtgcgtgtgcaggtaaaaaaaaaaaaaaaaaacgaaacagcATGCAACACATGTAGCTTAAAGAAACAGCCAATTACACATTCAGCTTGAACCTGCAACGTGTATTCACCATTGATCTGGATGAGGTTAAATGCCATATATGGGAATGTCAGCGGCATTGATTGAGGAGGCTGGTGTCCTGTCTCAGTTTCGAGGGTCCCGTGCCTGACCTGCGGGCTCTGAAGCAGCTGTCCCTCCAGAGCGGGGACGTCCC
It contains:
- the tsen54 gene encoding tRNA-splicing endonuclease subunit Sen54 isoform X1 gives rise to the protein MADSGQTGRVTEMEFCSELLSPSDLFAARSRSHKIPVRGQKDFLPDGSDQQRERLQHSLDEHWNLIAEERVERLGNLVKAKWIPSKGLVELQSPAGKFWQTMGFSEHGKQVLFPEEALYLMECGNAQVFYHDLPLSIQEGYERFLAQGTVSLHQYQVFAHLKRLGYVVTRFEPRSVYAQQLNLPQSRDRQERNLKRKRSHSPASGEADRQEEQAGEEMVLEQVGDVEDQRPRDSSSNVDPVAQCTREDERPVAEGPAETESTADSAPQRSWWVEQASDPEVRQPGRSGPRWDFSAISFPDLGCRGRPPSLAAPDPSLLPGTLSVGSCDVAPWLRKLNLREERMSRRERERERARFRRGVNEDREVRRCRNWAEYHQLLERRSRHSRRDRPAHLWEGAVVPLLQPGQYTSPGDLLNKISVIQPSRLLEGASRLGQGSEEWRISFNVYQPDTVADFKKSNPGKPYSRMCVCSFEGPVPDLRALKQLSLQSGDVPVTFAVVDHGDISFYSFKDFQLPTDVSH
- the tsen54 gene encoding tRNA-splicing endonuclease subunit Sen54 isoform X2; the protein is MADSGQTGRVTEMEFCSELLSPSDLFAARSRSHKIPVRGQKDFLPDGSDQQRERLQHSLDEHWNLIAEERVERLGNLVKAKWIPSKGLVELQSPAGKFWQTMGFSEHGKQVLFPEEALYLMECGNAQVFYHDLPLSIQEGYERFLAQGTVSLHQYQVFAHLKRLGYVVTRFEPRSVYAQQLNLPQSRDRQERNLKRKRSHSPASGEADRQEEQAGEEMVLEQVGDVEDQRPRDSSSNVDPVAQCTREDERPVAEGPAETESTADSAPQRSWWVEQASDPEVRQPGRSGPRWDFSAISFPDLGCRGRPPSLAAPDPSLLPGTLSVGSCDVAPWLRKLNLREERMSRRERERERARFRRGVNEDREVRRCRNWAEYHQLLERRSRHSRRDRPAHLWEGAVVPLLQPGQYTSPGDLLNKISVIQPSRLLEGASRLGQGSEEWRISFNVYQPDTVADFKKSNPGKPYSRIFEGPVPDLRALKQLSLQSGDVPVTFAVVDHGDISFYSFKDFQLPTDVSH